The genomic DNA GAAAAGATCATATCTTGCGGTTCATGGGTTTCTTTTGCACTTGAACACATACCAATGATGAAACAGGTTATTATCGTCGGACCTTCTTCAGCCAAGATTGCTTCTTCTGAATCTTTAAAAGTAAGAATTTTTCCTTTTGATCGTCAACAAAACTACTCTTCCAAACTTATACTTTCTACTATTCAAACCGATACCGTTTATATTAGCATCGACAAAGACGTTTTAAATAAATCCGATGCTGTGACAAACTGGGATCAAGGATTTATGAACATTCATACTCTAATCCAATATGTGCAAGATATTCTCAAAAAAAAAGACATTTACGGCGTGGATATTTGTGGCGAAGCACCTTCAACTCCAAACAATTTTTTTCTTCCAACCTATAAAGATTCTATTCAGAAAAATGAAACTGCTAATATAAAAATTTTACAAACATGTTTAGGTAATTCACGACAAAAAGCATCAGAACGCAGAATTCACTCTTTCACTTCTGCCAAATTTACTGCAGCATATAAGGGGGGCGTTCGGATGCCTTCCTAATATTTTCTTCACGTTTCTTTAAAATAACAAAAAACCTTAATTATTTTTTAATAACAATTGTTCAAAAACTTATTATTAACGTCCTTAATATTAATTACAAAAATTAATAAAACTGGTATAATTTAATATCTAAGAGTAGATTTACTATATGTAGGAGCTGAAGCCGGTTACTGCAATTACGAACTAAATAATTTAAAAAAAACAAGATTAGAGAGGTCATTCTCATGCCATCAACAAATTCAAATCCATCCATGGCTTCACTATTACGGAATCGTTTTATCCAAGCGATTATGACGGCTGGCTTGTTTATTCAAGTCGGCATCTGGGTACGCAACTTTGCTATTCTATTGTTTGTTACAGAGAAGACAAATGGGGATGCGCTTGCCGTCTCACTCATATCTGTGGCAGAATTTGCACCGATTTTTATCTTCTCTTTTATTGGCGGCACGTTCGCAGACCGTTGGCAACCGAAAAGAACAATGATCTGGTGCGATCTGTTAAGTGCTATATCGATATTTATTGTATTAATGGCGCTCCTGTTCAGCACATGGAAAGTTGTCTTCCTTGCTACATTCGTTTCCGCGATGCTTTCGCAGTTTTCTCAGCCTTCGGGGTTGAAGCTGTTCAAAGTACACGTTCCGGGAGAGCAGATGCAGGCGGGTATGTCATTATTCCAGACGATGATGGCTACGTTCATGATTATAGGTCCGGTATTAGGGACCTTCGTTTTTCAACAATTTGGTATCTACATTTCTATGGCGGTAGTAGGCATCACTTTTTTATTATCTGCTCTCGTATTGACCTTATTGCCTCCGGACAAGATTGAGAAAAAGGATGACAGGGAGACATCGCTCTGGCATGAAATGAAGCTCGGCTTTCAATATGTGTGGTCGCGCAAGATTCTTGTGACTTTGGGAGGCGGCTTCATGGCTGCTGGTTTAGGGATTGGACTAATCCACCCGTTAGCCATCTTTCTGGTAACAGAGCGCCTAGGTCTAGAAAAGGAATACCTGCAATGGCTGTTCGCAGCCAATGGAGCAGCTATGATAATCGGCGGCGCTGTTGCGATGGTATTCTCCAATCGGATTGCACCGCACATCCTATTGATGCTGGGTATGGGAAGCATGGCTGCAGGAATTTTTGTTATGGGTTGGTCCACTATGTTCTGGCTTACCTTAATGGCTGAGTTTCTTATCGGTCTATTCATGCCTGCTCTCCAGATCGGCATTAATACGATTATATTGAACAATACCGACGAATCATTTGTAGGACGTGTAAATGGAATAATGACTCCTTTGTTCATGGGTGCAATGGTTATCACGATGAGTTTGGCTGGTCTGTTGAAAGAACAATTCTCCTTAGTCACGATTTACCAGGCCTCTGCTGCTCTCTTCCTCATTGGCATTTTGGTCATGCTCCCGATGTTCCGAATGCTTGCAACTGATGAAGCTAATTGAATAACAACACTATTGCATTATTCAACTAATTAAATCCATCGAGTGTTTTTTCTCCTTTGGATTTGTACTAGTACCATTTTAGTGGCAGGGGCGAGCCTGACTCATAAGGGTCTGACCTATATGAGTCAGGCTCGTTTTTTTTTGTTTTATACTGATGAAGATAATACTGGAAAGCATACGGAGTAATACGAATAAATAATGTACAGCCCATACACGTTAATTCTTTTTGAATACAATATAGCGATATAAGAGAGTAAGGGGGGGTTAAAATGTCTAAGGATAAAAAAGAAAAAGTGATCCATGTTGATAAGTTAATCATTCATGCCAAGGAAGTTGATATTATTCATGAACGTAAAGAAGATGACAGCAGAAATGAACGAAAAAGAGATGATTTCCAAAGGATGGATCCTTGGGGATTCTTTTGGGGCAGGCCGCGAAGAATTCAAGAAAATCAGCAAGAGTCAGCACCGGAAGAAAAACACGAAGATTCAGTAGATTGATTAAGAAACATCTTAGGGAGAATTAATAAATAAAAGAAATATAATATTTCATAAAGAGTCGTTCCTTTAGAGTATTTTGTTTGTAGCAGTGACTACATTCAAAAAAGGAAGATTCTTTTTTTTGTGGTGTTACAGGGGCAGGCGGTTGTTCTGGATGGAGGATATACTGTTCAATAAAGTTAGATTCGGAACCCGATTTGATTTATTCGAAATAGGGTTCCGAATTTTTCGAAACCTCCTTCCGTTAAAGAATTTTTGCTGGTTTTCTTTTGGTATAATGAATGTAACATGCACTAAATGTTTCCAAGGGAAATAAGCTGGAGGCAGCTAAATTATTGCTTATCAGTAAGACAAGTTTTTATGAAAAGTGCAAAATGTATGATATTTAATAACCAAAAAGGATTCTTTTTACGGAAGTATAAGCCTGTTACATCATAAAATATCAGGGCTTTTTTATTTAATCAAACGTTTGATTAGTTTTGAAGGCGTTCGGATGCCATACTAATTTGTGTGTGTAGTATCGTAAATTAGGCTTCTTCCCCTTTAAAGCCTTTCAATTGTTAGGCGGCAACACTACTTTGCTCACCCAGCCAAATGAGAGATCCCCGCTGTTTAAACTTATTGATGGACTGACCCTAAGAGTTGACAGTATATCACCGTACGTACTTTGAGGCAGGGAAAAATAACGTATTTATGGAAAATGTATATAAAGAGTAAACTTTTGCAAAAATGTCTGCGGTGCTTCAATATACAAAAGAAAGGGCGGATGTTTATGAGTATATTGGATAAAAAGAAAATAGTAGAAATTAGAAATCGTCTTGAAAAACGTGTCGTGACATTGCCAGATGGCACTTCAGTTCCATGTTTAGGACAAGGAACATGGAAGATGGGAGAAAATCCTCAAGCGAAAGAGCAGGAAATCAAAGCCTTGCAACTCGGCATAGAGTTAGGCATGAAACTAATTGATACAGCTGAAATGTATGGAGATGGCGGCGCTGAACGTATAGTAGGGGAAGCGATCAAAGGACGCAGGGATGAAGTATTTTTAGTCTCTAAAGTGTATCCGCACAATGCAGGATTAAACATGATTTCAAAAGCGTGCGAAAACAGCTTAAAACGGTTAGGGACTGACCGTTTAGACTTATATCTTTTACACTGGAGAGGCCGGATTCCTTTAGAAGAAACGATTGAAGGCATGGAAAAGCTGCGGAAAGAAGGAAAAATTTTAAGATGGGGAGTCTCCAATTTTGATACGGATGATATGGAAGAGTTATGGAACGCTGCCAAAGGACAAAATTGTGCGACAAACCAAGTGT from Bacillus methanolicus MGA3 includes the following:
- a CDS encoding arginase family protein, which produces MGLLNKGVTFLNFDETYFSQQSLRSIPHESIDFLNLQHVHLFCEKDSLKEIERRLSERKQKGITFIGNGNYHYVTYLLLKEIHTPFTLVLFDNHPDIDMSEGTTEKIISCGSWVSFALEHIPMMKQVIIVGPSSAKIASSESLKVRIFPFDRQQNYSSKLILSTIQTDTVYISIDKDVLNKSDAVTNWDQGFMNIHTLIQYVQDILKKKDIYGVDICGEAPSTPNNFFLPTYKDSIQKNETANIKILQTCLGNSRQKASERRIHSFTSAKFTAAYKGGVRMPS
- a CDS encoding MFS transporter produces the protein MPSTNSNPSMASLLRNRFIQAIMTAGLFIQVGIWVRNFAILLFVTEKTNGDALAVSLISVAEFAPIFIFSFIGGTFADRWQPKRTMIWCDLLSAISIFIVLMALLFSTWKVVFLATFVSAMLSQFSQPSGLKLFKVHVPGEQMQAGMSLFQTMMATFMIIGPVLGTFVFQQFGIYISMAVVGITFLLSALVLTLLPPDKIEKKDDRETSLWHEMKLGFQYVWSRKILVTLGGGFMAAGLGIGLIHPLAIFLVTERLGLEKEYLQWLFAANGAAMIIGGAVAMVFSNRIAPHILLMLGMGSMAAGIFVMGWSTMFWLTLMAEFLIGLFMPALQIGINTIILNNTDESFVGRVNGIMTPLFMGAMVITMSLAGLLKEQFSLVTIYQASAALFLIGILVMLPMFRMLATDEAN
- a CDS encoding aldo/keto reductase, with protein sequence MSILDKKKIVEIRNRLEKRVVTLPDGTSVPCLGQGTWKMGENPQAKEQEIKALQLGIELGMKLIDTAEMYGDGGAERIVGEAIKGRRDEVFLVSKVYPHNAGLNMISKACENSLKRLGTDRLDLYLLHWRGRIPLEETIEGMEKLRKEGKILRWGVSNFDTDDMEELWNAAKGQNCATNQVLYHLGSRGIDFDLLPWQREHNMPIMAYSPIAQGGSLRKQLLTDPIVNEIAEKYNVKPLQIALAWTIRTNDVIAIPKAVQEQHVIENAEAASIELTEEDLNRLDEVFPKPNKKVPLDII